Genomic window (Subtercola endophyticus):
GATCGGGTCGCCGAGCATGTGCAGTTCATCCAGTCGGCCGTCGACGTCGGCGTCTCGCACGTCGTGTACACCTCGTTCGTCGGTGCCGGCCCGCACGCGGCCTTCACGCTCGCACGCGACCACGGCGACACCGAAGAGGTACTCAGGTCGTCGGGGCTCGACTACACGTTCTTGCGTGACAACTTCTACCTCGACCTGCTGCCGCAGTGGGCCGATGAGAACGGCGTGATCCGCGGCCCGGCCGGCGAGGGGCGCATCGCCGCGGTTGCGCGCGCCGACGTGGCCGATGTCGCCGCCGTGGTGCTGCGTGACCCGGCGGCGCACCGTAATGCGGCCTACGCGTTGACGGGCGGCGAAGCGGTGAGTTTCGCCGACGTGGCTCGGCGCACCTCCGCGGCGACCGGTCGAAACGTGACGTTTCTCGACGAGACGGTGGAGGAGGCGTACGCCTCGCGCGCCCATTTCGGTGCCCCGGCGTTCATGGTGGACGCCTGGGTGAGCACGTACACGGGCATCCGCGACGGCGAACTCGAGGCCCTCAGCCCTGACGTGCAGCGGCTCACCGGCCACGCGCCGCGTACGCTCGAAGACGTGCTGGCGGGGCGCTGAGGCGATATCGATGACGGGTATTTTGGAGCAGAGATGACGATGGAAGCAGAAGACAAACAACTGGCGTCGCCCGACCAGGCGGCCGACGCCGGGTTTCAGCACGCTCCGGCCGACGCGCCGACCGTCGACGTCGAGACGCCTCTTGGCACACTGCGAGGTTCGATCGAGGGCGACCTGATGCGCTTTCGTGGCATTCGGTATGCACACGCCGACCGGTTCGAGCCACCTCACCCCGTCGAGGCGTGGAGCGGAGTGCGCGACGCGCTCGGCGACGGCCCGATGTGCCCGCAGCCGAGGTTCGCGATGACGCTGCTGGCGCTTCCGAAGCGTATTCCGCCGATGGATGAAGACTGCTTCTACGTCAATGTCACCCGCCCGGCGGCCGAAAGCGATTCACCCCGCCCCGTCATGGTGTGGATTCACGGCGGAGCCTACGTGAACGGTTCCGGCAGCGGCGAGATCTACGACCCGTCACGCCTCGTGCGCGACGGCGACGTCATCGTGGTGGGGTTCAACTACCGCCTCGGCGTCTTCGGCTTTCTGCCCATCGACGGCGTCGCGCAGGCCAACCTCGGCCTGCTCGACCAGCTCACCGCCCTCGAGTGGGTCAAGCAGAACATCGCCAGCTTCGGTGGAGACCCCGATAACGTCACCCTGTTCGGGCAGTCGGCAGGGGCGGATTCCATCGCGCATCTGCTGAGCATCGTCGAGGCAGACGAGTACTACCACCGCGTCATTCTGCAGAGCGCTCCACTCGGGCTGAATGTGGGGCGCGAGACGCTCGCGCCAGAGCTGAGCGAGAGATTTCTGGCAGAACTGAAAGCGGACCCGAAAACGGCGTCGGTGCACGACATGACCCAGGCGCAGGTGGCCGCCATGAAGGGCCTCACCGGAGACCTGCTCACCAAGGGCATGCCGTACGCTCCGACGCCCGGAGTCTGGCCGGTGCCGGCGACGAGTGACGTTGCCGGCCTGCTCGAGCGGCGCGCGGGGGCTGTCGAGGCCATCATCGGCTACAACCGCGACGACTTCAGCCCGTTTCTCGAAGACGTTCACGCGCTGCACATCGCACGATCATCCGCTGTTCTCCGACCCCTCACCCAGCCGCTGAACTACGGCTTCACCAGGCGTGCGTTCGGTGGCCCCGCGCTGAAGCTGGCCGAGCTGCTCGAGCGTGGCGGTGCCCAGGTGTACACGTATCGGCTCGACTGGCGGCCGGCCAAGACGCAATGGGGCGCCTGTCACTGCCTCGAGCTGCCGTTCTTCTGGGCCGATGAAGAGTTCTGGCGCGGGTCGCCGATGCTCGGCGGCACGGCCTGGGCCGATCTCGACCGGTTCGGCTCGGTGTTGCGACGGCTCTGGGCCGGCTTCGCCCGAACCGGGCGGGCGAAAGACATTTCGAACCCGAATTTCTCGCTGAAGAAGCTGGCTTCTCAACCCACGAAACTGTAACGACGCGCGACAGCAGGCCTACGATGAATTATGAGCATCGACGCTTCTCCTGTTGCACCTGAAACGCATCGTTCGGCGGTCGCCGACGCCGCTTTGCGAGACATCCCGGGCGTTGTCACGCAGTTGCGTGCCACGTTCGACGCGGGTCTCACCAAACCGTATGCCTGGCGCATCCGGCAGCTGAAGGCGCTCAAGGCTCTCTTGCTCGAGAACACGCCTGCCATCGAGGGAGCCCTGCTGGCCGATCTGGCCAAGAACCCGGCAGAGGCGCAACTCACCGAGATCGGCTTCGTTCTGGCAGAGATCGAACACACGATCTCGAACCTGAAGAGCTGGCTGCGCCCGAAGCGGGTGCCGTCGCCGTTGCTGATTGCGCCGGCCTCGGCCAAGACGGTGCGCGAGCCGCTCGGCGTCGTGCTGGTGATCGCGCCGTGGAACTACCCCGTGCAGCTGTTGCTGGTGCCGATCGTCGGGGCACTGGCGGCCGGCAACGCCGTGTTGGCGAAACCGAGCGAGCTGGCTCCGGCGACCTCTGCGGTCTTCGCCCATCTTTTCGAGCAGTACTTCGATTCACGCGCGGTGACCATCGTCGAGGGCGGCGTGCCCGAGACCACCGAGCTGCTGAAGCAGCGCTTCGACCACATCTTCTACACGGGAAACGGTCGCGTCGGCCGCATCGTGATGCAGGCCGCGGTCGAGAACCTGACGCCCATCACGCTGGAGCTCGGCGGAAAGTCGCCGGTGTATGTCGACGACACCGTCGATCTGCGTGTGGTGGCCCACCGGGTGGCCTGGGGCAAGTTCATGAACGCCGGTCAGACCTGCGTCGCGCCCGACTATCTGCTCACCACGCCAGCCATCGCCGCCAAACTCGAGCCGCTGCTGGTCGAGGTGATCGCGGAGTTCTACGGCTCGAACCCGGCGCAGAGCGACAGTTACGGCCGCATCGTCAACGACGGCCAGTTCGAGCGTCTCACGGGCCTGCTGGCCGGTGAAGACGTGGTGACCGGGGGCGATTCGGATGCCCGTACACGCTATCTCGCTCCGACGGTGCTGCGCGGGGTGAGCCGCGATGCCCCGGTCATGGCCCAAGAGATCTTCGGACCGATTCTGCCGATCGTCACCGTGAACTCACTCGACGACGCGATCGCCCACATCAACGCCGGTGACAAACCGCTGGCGCTCTATGTGTTCAGCGACTCGAAGGCGGTACGCCGGCGCTTCATCACCGGTACCTCCTCGGGTGCCCTCGCGTTCGGTGTTCCGGCGGCGCATCTGCTCGTTCAGGGGCTGCCGTTCGGGGGAGTCGGGGCGAGCGGAATGGGCGCTTACCACGGCGAGCGCAGTGTCGCGGTGTTCAGTCACGACAAGGCTGTGCTGAGCAAGAGTTTGAAGCCAGACACATTCAACTTGGTGTATCCGCCGTTCACACACAAGAAAGATGCGTTCATCCGCGGTTTCCTACGAAAGCTCACCTAAGGCGAGTAAAGTCGCAGGCCGTGCACACCTCGACTCAGCCCATTCCCACCGCTAGCCCCACAACCACCTCCGCCGCGACCGTCAAAGAAGACGTCGCTGCCGATATCGCCCACCCGCGTACTCGTACAGAGACCGATTCGCTGGGCAGCGTAGAGATTCCGTATGAGGCGTACTGGGGCATCCACACCGCACGTGCGCTCGAGAACTTTCCCATCAGTCGGCGGCCGATCTCCGTCTACCCCGATCTGATCGATGCGCTGGTCATCGTGAAGCAGGCCGCGGCGCGGGCCAACGCCGAGATCGGCGTGCTCGACCCCACGAAGGCCCGGTACATCGACGAGGCCTGCCAGCTCGTACGCGACGGAAAGTACCACGACCAGTTCGTGGTCGGCGTGATTCAGGGCGGCGCCGGCACCTCGACGAACATGAATGCGAACGAGGTGCTCACCAACGTGGCTCTCGAGCTGATGGGCAAGCCGAAGGGCAGCTACGACGTGCTGCATCCGCTCGACGACATGAATCGCAGCCAGAGTACGAACGACGTGTACCCCACGGCCGTCAAGCTGGCCCTCTGCTTCGGCCTGCAGCGCCTGCTGGTCGAGCACGAGCTGCTGCGCGATTCGTTCGCCGCGAAGGGTGTCGAGTTCGCCGATGTGCTGAAGATCGGCCGCACCCAGCTGCAAGACGCGGTGCCGATGACGCTCGGCCAGGAGTTCCACGGCTTCGCCACGACTCTGACCGAAGACAACCAGCGTCTGGCCGAGACGGTGCCGCTGCTCTGGGAGATCAACCTCGGGGCGACCGCCATCGGCACCGGCATCACGGCCGACCCGCGCTATGCGGATTCCGTTCGGCGGCACCTGCGCGAGCTGACCGGGTTCGAGTACGTCACCGCGCCCGACCTCATCGAGGCAACGAGCGACGCCGGCGTGTTCATGCAGCTGTCGGGCATCCTGAAGCGCAGCGCCATCAAGTTGAGCAAGATCTGCAACGACCTGCGGCTGCTTTCGAGCGGGCCGCAGGCGGGCTTCGGTGAGATCAACCTGCCGGCGCGGCAGGCGGGCTCGAGCATCATGCCCGGCAAGGTGAATCCGGTCATTCCCGAGGTCGTGAACCAGATCGCCTTCTCGGTCGCCGGCGCCGATGTGACCGTCACGATGGCGGCCGAGGGCGGGCAGCTTCAGCTGAACGCGTTCGAGCCGGTGATCGCGCACTCCCTGCTGCAGAGCCTGGCCTGGATGACACAGGGTTGCCTGACCTTGCGCATCAACTGCATCGACGGCATCACGGCCAACCTCGACCGGCTCGACCGGCTCGTGTCGACCTCGGTCGGTGTGGTCACGGCGCTGACGCCGTACATCGGCTACTCCGCGTCGTCGGCCCTGGCGAAGACCGCGCTGCTCACCGGGCGCAACATCGCCGACCTCGTGGTCGAGGCCGATCTGATGTCGCGCGAACGGGTCACCAAGCTGCTGTCGCCGGCCCGGCTCTCGGGGCTCGAAGCCATCACGAGCGCGATTCCGATCGTCGACGCACACGGTGTTGTGGGGGCACACGGTGTCGTGGGCGCACACGGTGTTGTCCGAGGCTCGGTGGTCAGCTCCGACGCGGAGGCGCTGGCGGCGGCTGCTGCAGACGAGCGGCCTCTTCGCGAATAGCCAGGCCCTGCTCGACGTCTCGGTGGTGCCGGGCGAGCAGAATACGAATGCGCTTCGTGTCACGCAGGCCGACCAGAATGGTGCCTTCAGATTCCAGGCCTGCGAGCAGCTGGCGGGCGCGCGTGAACTCGGCATCCACCTCCACCCCGAAGACGAGCATCAGGTTCGAGAGAAAGAGCCAGACGAGCGTGATGATGGCTCCCGAGAGCAGCCCGTAGAGGCGATCGTATCCGGCGAACGTCGATACGTAGATGTAGTAGCCGGCCGTGGTCGCAGCCCAGGCGGCGATGGCGAACGTCGCGCCGATAGACACCCAGCGCACTCGCGGGCGGCGCATGTTCGGTGTGCCGTAATAGAGCACGATGACGGTGAAGACCGCGAACAGAACGAGCAGGGGCCACTTGAGATAGCTCCACACATCGACGGCGAGCAGCGGCCAGCCCATCGTGAGCACAACCGCGCGGGCGACCTCTGGCGTGACGATGATGATGACGATGATCACGGCCAGCAACACGACCAGAGCAACGGATTCGACCAGCATGAGCAGGCGCAACTTGATGAAGCGGCGCCCTTCGGTGACCTGATAGACGGCATTCACCGTGCGACCGAAGGCGGTGGCGTAGCTCGCACCGGCCCAGATGGTCAGCCCCAGGCCGATGGTGAGGGCGAGTACGGGCTCGGGAATGTGTGTGAACTGCTCGAGCGCGAGCCGGGTGGTCTGCGTCGTTCCCTTCGGGGCGAAACTGTCGACCACGTTCAGAACGACACGCACGGCGTCACCGTTCGGGTCGAGCAGGCCGACGATCGAGACGACGGCCAGCGACGCCGGAAAGAAGGCGAGCGCGGTGTAGAACGTGAGCGCCGCACTGGAGTCGATTCCCCGGTGCAGAAAGAAGCCGAAGTAGGCCCGTCGAACGGCGTACCAGACGGCTACCCGGTCGAGGCGTCGGCGGTCACTGCCGGTGAGCAGAGTGTTGAGAGGCACCTCGGGGCTTTCGCCGGCACCCTCGGCCTCAGCGCTACCGCTCACGGGGTCGGCACTCTTCGGCGCATCGAGAGCGGCAGGGCCAGCCAGAGCAGGGCGAGAACGATCAGCGCCACGACGCCTGCCACGATGCCGGCGGTGTCTCCGACGACGATGTCGAAAATGAACACGATCGTGCCGGTGAGCACCAGCGAGATGACGACGAGTGTGACTAACGCCAGCCGGTTCGCCGTCTCGACGATCTGCTGCTTTTCGTTGCGGCGAAAGAGCAACCGGTGCAGGCTCACTGGCGCCAGTGCAAGTGCCGTCGCAAGTGCCGAGCCGCAGACGAGGCAGAGATACAGCGTGGTCTGCAGCGACGTCAGCGACGAGAACTTCGCCTGAAACGGCAGCGTCAGCAAGAATCCGGTGAGAATCTGTGTTCCGGTCTGTATGACCCGAAACTCCTGAAGCAATTCGCTCCAGTTGCGTTCCACCCGAGCGGTGGGCGTCTCACCCGTCGCTGACGATTCTGAAGTTTCGGTCATGCTGCGATTTTAGGGCGGGGGAGAAGAGCTCTACGCGCGAGCTAGACTGATTAGCCGGATTTTTGAGGGGTAACAAACGTGGTTTCAGCTGAACTCGATCGTGAACGCGACTACGTGGCGAAGCTGTACGAACGGCTCGACGAGCTGCGCGCAGACGCCCAACGGCAGCTCGCGCGAGTGCATTCCCAAGACGTCGGCGGCAATCACCAGAGCCGCTCCGAGCGCGACGCATTCGCCCGGGTTTTCGAAGACCGCATCGTGCAGCTGAACGATGTGGATGAGCGGCTCGCCTTCGGGCGACTCGAGATCGCTGCGCGCGAGAGCGACGCCGATGGCGACGCCGACGCGGACTCCGACGTGGAGAACGACTCGACCGGCGACTCGGCCTACCGCTACATCGGTCGCATCGGCCTGCGTGACGAGAATCTGAAGCCGATCTTGCTCGACTGGCGTGTACCCCAGGCGGGCCCCTTCTACCAGGCGACCGCAGCGACACCGATGGGCATCCGCTCGCGCCGGCACCTGCTGAGTAAGGGCCGGCGCATCGTGAAGATCGAAGACGAGATCTTCGACAGCAGCGAGCTCAGCGCTGAAGAGGCCAGCTCGCTGCAGGGTGAGGGCGCGTTGATGGCGTCACTGTCGACGCAACGCACCGGGCGCATGCACGACATAGTGGCCACCATTCAGGCGGAGCAAGACCGCATCATCCGCTCGCCCCTGCAGGGCGTTCTCGTCGTGCAGGGCGGCCCCGGCACCGGCAAGACCGCGGTGGCGCTGCACCGTGCTGCGTACCTGCTGTACTCCTACCGTGACCGTCTGAAGTCGTCGGGTGTGCTGGTGGTGGGCCCGTCGCGGGCGTTTCTGCAGTACATCGAGGCGGTGTTGCCGAGCCTCGGTGAGTCCGGGGTGGTGCTCGCGAGCGTGGGGCAGCTGTACCCGGGAGTGGAGGCGACGCTCGAAGATCTGCCCGAGGTGGCGAAGGTCAAAGGTGAGACGGGTATGGCGGCGCTCATCGAGCGTGCTGTGCGCTCCCGTCAGCGGGTACCCGCCGAGTCGCAGGTCGTCGATGTGAACGGCGAGCAGCTCACGGTCGAGCCGAGTGTCATCGCCGCTGCGATGAACCGGGCTCACGAGAGCCGCAAGCCCTACAACGAGGCCCGGGTGATCTTCGTGAAAGCCGCGCTGGCCGAGCTGACCCGCCTGCTGGCGGCGCAGCTGCGTGCGCACGGCAACACGGTCGACGAAGACGACTACGGCTGGCTGCGCGAAGATCTGCGGCAGTCGTACGACATTCGCGTGGTGCTGAACACGGCGTGGATTCCGCTCAGCCCGCAGAAGCTGTTGCAAGACCTGTACGCCCGGCCGCAGTGGCTGGCCGAGCTCACGCCCACCTGGGAGCCGGCCAAGCGCGCCCTGCTGCGCCGCGACCGCGAGGCGCCGTTCACCGTGTCCGACATAGCGCTGCTTGACGAGGCAGCTGAACACCTCGGTGAGCACAACGAGCGCTCGGCCGCGCTCGATCGGGAGACGAAACAACAGCGCAAGCGCGACATCCAGAACGCCGAGCAGGCCATCAAGAACATGGATGTCGAGGGCATCGTACGGGCAGAAGACCTGGCCGACACCTTCGCTGAGCAGGCCTCCCGAGGCACCACCGCCGAGCGGGCGGCCGCCGACCGCACGTGGACCTATGGGCACATCGTGGTCGACGAGGCCCAGGAGCTCTCGCCGATGCAGTGGCGGCTGCTGCGCCGCCGCGGCCCGCTGCGGTCGTTCACGATCGTCGGCGACATCGCCCAGGCCAGCGCTGCCGCCAGCGCGAATAGCTGGCGCGAAGCGGTCGCCCCGCTGGTGGGGCGCTCCCGCCAGGGCGACGGCTGGCGCCTCGAAGAGCTCACCGTGAACTACCGCACTCCGAGTCAGATCGCGGATGCGGCGCAGCAGTTCGCCGAAGAGCAGGGTCTGCCCGTGACGCGCTCGACGTCGGTGCGAGAGAGTGAGTGGCCGATAACGACGGTGCGGGCATCCGGTGTTTCAGACGAAGCGCTGAACCGAGCGGTATTGGATGCCGTGACCGCCGACCGGGAGATCGACCCCGTCGGCACGGTCGGGGTCATCGTCGTACCGGCGGCGCTGTCGGCGACCTTCGAGTTTCTGTCGGCCGAGCTGCCCGGCGAGGTCGGTCTCGGGGCGGTCGGACTGACCCGTTCCGTGGCCGTGATGACCCCGCAAGAGGCCAAGGGGCTCGAGTTCGACTCGGTCGTCATCGTCGATCGGCAGCGCATCGTGGCAGAGATTCCGCGCGGGGCCTCGGCGCTCTACGTCTCGATGACGCGCCCCACGCAGCGCCTCACCTTCGTCGAGCCGGCGCCGGGTGCGCTGACGGCGTAACCGCTTTGACTTTCGGGTGCCGACCCCGGTTGGATGGAGCCATGACAGATCTCACTACCAAGCCCGAACTCGACGCCCCCGAGGGCCCCGCTCCCGAGACGCTCGAAATCGTCGACATCGTCGAGGGTGACGGCCCCGAGGCCACCGCCGGCTCGACCGTCGACGTGCACTACCTCGGTGTCGACTACGAGTCCGGCGACGAATTCGACTCGTCGTGGAGCCGCGGCACCTCCATCAACTTTCCGCTTCGCCAGCTCATCGCCGGCTGGCAGCAGGGCATTCCCGGCATGAAGGTCGGCGGCCGTCGTAAGCTGACCGTTCCGCCCGAGCTGGCCTACGGCCCCGCCGGCGGTGGCCACAGCCTCAGCGGTCGCACCCTGATCTTCGTGATCGACCTGAAGGGTGTGAGCTGATTAATTTGTGCGCCGCCGCCTCTGCGGCGCACAGTGCGGCTGGTTGCTCCCGAAAGGGTATTGGCCGCTACCAACGCTGAAAGCGACGTACACGCCGCCGCTTTCAGCCGATCACGTTTCGCGCAGAACCCCTTGTCGTGGCTCTTACGGCATGGGGTTCTGTGCGTCGTAATGGCGGAAGCCCGGGTTGGCGCGAACCAGGATGCCGATGAGAACGATGATGATGATGCCACCGAGCAGCGGCGGGAACCAGACGGCGGCGAACGCCGAGAGAATGCCGATGTAGGCGTCACCGACCCGGGGGCCACCGGCCACCACGACCGTGAACACGCCCTGAATGCGGCCGCGCATTCCGTCGGGAACCGCCGCTTGCAACAGCGTCGATCGGAAGATCGCACTCACATTGTCGGAGGCTCCCGATCCGGCCAAGAACACCGTGGCGGCAATCAGAGCCACCAGGTTCACGCCGGCGATCGACTCCGTCACCGCGTGCAGTTGCAGGTTGTTCTGGATGCTCGTCACGAGCAGCACCGCGCCGAACAGCGCGATGAAGACGCCGTACACTGTGATGGCCCGCCCGATGGCCGTGCCCTGCCAGCGCACGTGCCCGAGCCGCCCCGAGAAGACGCTGCTGAGCAGAGCACCCACGGCGACGGCAGCCGTTAGAATTCCTACCGTGATCGCCCCGCCGCCGATCAGCACCGCACCGACAGCAGGTAGCAGAACACGGGGCTGGCCGAACGTCATCGCGACGATATCGACGATGAACGACATGCGCACATTGGGCGCCCCCTTCAAGAAGCGCAAACCATCGACCACCGCCGAGAATCCGGCACGCCCGCTGGTGCCTTCGGGAATGATCTTCGGGAGCGAGAAGATACCCGCGAAGGCGGCGATGAACAGGATGACGTCGACGGTGTAGGTCCATTGGATGCCGACGGTTGCGACGAGCACGCCCGCCAGCGCGGGCCCGACGGTGATCATCAGCCCCATGCTGATGCCGTTCAGCGCGCTGGCCGCGGGCAGCAGCTCTTTCGGCAGCAGCCGCGGAACGATGGACTGCCGCGTGGCCCCGATCACCGTGCTGCCCACCGCGATGAGCACGGCCAGCACGTAGTACGGCCACACCACGTCGACCTGCGCCCAGGCGATCGCCGCGAGTGTCGCCGTTGAGACCCACGAGACGATCGCGGCGACGAGAGCAACCAGACGCCGATCGAAGGTGTCCGCGAGAACCCCGCCGTAGAGCCCGAAGATGATCATCGGCACCAGGGTGAAGACGCCCACGAGAGCGACGGCGAGCGTCGAGGAGGTGAGGTCGTAGATGTGCAGCCCCACCGCGACGATGGTCATCTGGCCGCCGATGCCCGAGATGGCGGCACCGGCCCAGAGCCGGGCGAAGGGTGGGCTCCGCCGCAGGGGAGTGAGGTCAACGAAGCGGCTGCGCCGGGTCAGCGGTTCTGTGCTGCCCGGTTCTGTGTTGCCCGGTTCTGTGTTGCCCGGTTCTGTCGCCGCGCGCTCGAACGGTTCCGCACTGTGCAGCGAGTCGACCGGTGCGAGCTCGTCGCGGCCGTCGTCGGCGTTCACGAGGTGGTTTTCACAGGGCAGTGCTAACAGCGGAGATCACAGAATTCCAATTCTCGGTTGTGGAAAGTGTCTAATGCATTCCGAAGACGCAGGCGAATCGCTATAACGTCTAGTTTCGACAGCACAACTAATCACACCACGACTACATCACGAGGGAGTCACCGTGACACTCGCCGACGAAGCGGGCCCCGGCCTGTCAGGCATCGAACAACTGCGCGCGCTGATCAAGATCGGCGTGCAACCGCCGATCGGGCAGACCATGGAATTCGACCTGGTCTCCATCGAAGAGGGCCGCGCGGTGTTCACGGGTACCCCCAGCGAACGTATGTACAACCCCATCGGCTCCGTGCACGGCGGTTACGCGGCGACCCTGCTCGACTCGGCCTGCGGATGCGCGGTGCACTCGCTGCTCACGGCCGACCAGGCCTACACCACCCTCGAACTCAAGGTTTCGTACCTGCGCGCCATCACGAGCAAGACCGGCACCGTGACGGCCGAAGCGACCGTCATCAAGATGGGCGGCCGTGCCGCGTTCACCGAGGCGAAGCTGGTGGATGCCCGCGGAACTCTGCTGGCCACCGCGACGTCGACGCTGCTGGTCATCCAGCGCTGACGCTCGCTATTTGTTGTTGTTCCAGTCGTCGGCGCGCTCGACATAGCCGCTCAGCACCTCGAGAGAGTCGTTGTCGGGCACGTAGCTCGGGTCGGCGACGATCTTGTCGAGCTCGGTCTGCAGCCGGGCGATCTCTTCGTCGATCTCGAGCACGACAATGGCGTTGTTCTGCACGTTGTCGAGATTCACCAGCATGTCGAGGGCTTTTTCGATGTCTGCTCGACCACCGAATTCGTAGTTGCTCATGCCCAGAGTTTAGGGGTCGGCGCACCTCCTAAGCTGTAGGCGTGACCGAATCCGCAGACGAGCGCAACGATCTGCCGATCGATAGCGACGCCTACGCCGAAGCGGCCGCGCACTCCGCTCAGGCTCCCCGGCCGGCTCAGCTGCAGCCGCTGAACATCGCGCTGGTTTTCGTGGGTGGCACGGTCGGCACAGCTCTCAGGTTCGGGTTGATCGAGATTTTCCCCGGGGTCGGGTCGCTGCCCGTGACGGTGCTCTTGATCAACGTGATCGGTGCCTTCGCGCTCGGTCTGCTGCTCGACACCCTCGCGCGCCGCGGCCCCGACCGAGGAAGGCGTCAGCGGGTACGCCTGCTGATCGGAACGGGGGTGCTCGGCGGCTTCACGACCTACAGCACACTCGCTGTCGGAACCGTCGTGCTGCTACATTCCGGTCTGGGTTTCGTCGCGGTCGCCTATGCCTTGGGCACCCTGGTCGTCGGAGCGCTGGCGACGTTCGCCGGAATCACCCTCGGCGCCACCCGGAGGGCCCGATGACCCCGCTCGAATTCCTCGCGATCGCGCTAGCCGGCGGGGTCGGTGCGGTCTGCAGGTTCGTGCTCGACGGGGCGATCCGCTCGGTGTTCAAGACCAGCTACCCCGTTGGCACCACCGTCATCAACGTGACCGGCTCGTTCCTGCTGGGGCTGGTCACTGCCATTGCGCTCTCGGCGGTTCTCGATTCGAACTGGGCGCTCATCATCGGCACAGGCTTTCTCGGCGGGTACACCACCTTCAGCACGGCCAGCTTCGAGACGGTGCGTTTGGTGCAGTCACGACGCTATGCGGCTGCGTTG
Coding sequences:
- a CDS encoding SDR family oxidoreductase, producing MTVVGITGVTGHIGGAVARLLAADARVDGSAQSLRLIVRDAARVPDLLAGRSDASVPPPDISVGVTEYRDEHAGRRALEGVDVLFMVSAAESPDRVAEHVQFIQSAVDVGVSHVVYTSFVGAGPHAAFTLARDHGDTEEVLRSSGLDYTFLRDNFYLDLLPQWADENGVIRGPAGEGRIAAVARADVADVAAVVLRDPAAHRNAAYALTGGEAVSFADVARRTSAATGRNVTFLDETVEEAYASRAHFGAPAFMVDAWVSTYTGIRDGELEALSPDVQRLTGHAPRTLEDVLAGR
- a CDS encoding carboxylesterase/lipase family protein, whose amino-acid sequence is MTMEAEDKQLASPDQAADAGFQHAPADAPTVDVETPLGTLRGSIEGDLMRFRGIRYAHADRFEPPHPVEAWSGVRDALGDGPMCPQPRFAMTLLALPKRIPPMDEDCFYVNVTRPAAESDSPRPVMVWIHGGAYVNGSGSGEIYDPSRLVRDGDVIVVGFNYRLGVFGFLPIDGVAQANLGLLDQLTALEWVKQNIASFGGDPDNVTLFGQSAGADSIAHLLSIVEADEYYHRVILQSAPLGLNVGRETLAPELSERFLAELKADPKTASVHDMTQAQVAAMKGLTGDLLTKGMPYAPTPGVWPVPATSDVAGLLERRAGAVEAIIGYNRDDFSPFLEDVHALHIARSSAVLRPLTQPLNYGFTRRAFGGPALKLAELLERGGAQVYTYRLDWRPAKTQWGACHCLELPFFWADEEFWRGSPMLGGTAWADLDRFGSVLRRLWAGFARTGRAKDISNPNFSLKKLASQPTKL
- a CDS encoding aldehyde dehydrogenase family protein, which translates into the protein MSIDASPVAPETHRSAVADAALRDIPGVVTQLRATFDAGLTKPYAWRIRQLKALKALLLENTPAIEGALLADLAKNPAEAQLTEIGFVLAEIEHTISNLKSWLRPKRVPSPLLIAPASAKTVREPLGVVLVIAPWNYPVQLLLVPIVGALAAGNAVLAKPSELAPATSAVFAHLFEQYFDSRAVTIVEGGVPETTELLKQRFDHIFYTGNGRVGRIVMQAAVENLTPITLELGGKSPVYVDDTVDLRVVAHRVAWGKFMNAGQTCVAPDYLLTTPAIAAKLEPLLVEVIAEFYGSNPAQSDSYGRIVNDGQFERLTGLLAGEDVVTGGDSDARTRYLAPTVLRGVSRDAPVMAQEIFGPILPIVTVNSLDDAIAHINAGDKPLALYVFSDSKAVRRRFITGTSSGALAFGVPAAHLLVQGLPFGGVGASGMGAYHGERSVAVFSHDKAVLSKSLKPDTFNLVYPPFTHKKDAFIRGFLRKLT
- a CDS encoding aspartate ammonia-lyase; this translates as MAHPRTRTETDSLGSVEIPYEAYWGIHTARALENFPISRRPISVYPDLIDALVIVKQAAARANAEIGVLDPTKARYIDEACQLVRDGKYHDQFVVGVIQGGAGTSTNMNANEVLTNVALELMGKPKGSYDVLHPLDDMNRSQSTNDVYPTAVKLALCFGLQRLLVEHELLRDSFAAKGVEFADVLKIGRTQLQDAVPMTLGQEFHGFATTLTEDNQRLAETVPLLWEINLGATAIGTGITADPRYADSVRRHLRELTGFEYVTAPDLIEATSDAGVFMQLSGILKRSAIKLSKICNDLRLLSSGPQAGFGEINLPARQAGSSIMPGKVNPVIPEVVNQIAFSVAGADVTVTMAAEGGQLQLNAFEPVIAHSLLQSLAWMTQGCLTLRINCIDGITANLDRLDRLVSTSVGVVTALTPYIGYSASSALAKTALLTGRNIADLVVEADLMSRERVTKLLSPARLSGLEAITSAIPIVDAHGVVGAHGVVGAHGVVRGSVVSSDAEALAAAAADERPLRE
- a CDS encoding YihY/virulence factor BrkB family protein, with amino-acid sequence MSGSAEAEGAGESPEVPLNTLLTGSDRRRLDRVAVWYAVRRAYFGFFLHRGIDSSAALTFYTALAFFPASLAVVSIVGLLDPNGDAVRVVLNVVDSFAPKGTTQTTRLALEQFTHIPEPVLALTIGLGLTIWAGASYATAFGRTVNAVYQVTEGRRFIKLRLLMLVESVALVVLLAVIIVIIIVTPEVARAVVLTMGWPLLAVDVWSYLKWPLLVLFAVFTVIVLYYGTPNMRRPRVRWVSIGATFAIAAWAATTAGYYIYVSTFAGYDRLYGLLSGAIITLVWLFLSNLMLVFGVEVDAEFTRARQLLAGLESEGTILVGLRDTKRIRILLARHHRDVEQGLAIREEAARLQQPPPAPPRRS
- a CDS encoding DUF6328 family protein is translated as MTETSESSATGETPTARVERNWSELLQEFRVIQTGTQILTGFLLTLPFQAKFSSLTSLQTTLYLCLVCGSALATALALAPVSLHRLLFRRNEKQQIVETANRLALVTLVVISLVLTGTIVFIFDIVVGDTAGIVAGVVALIVLALLWLALPLSMRRRVPTP